In Bos javanicus breed banteng chromosome 2, ARS-OSU_banteng_1.0, whole genome shotgun sequence, the following proteins share a genomic window:
- the LOC133256101 gene encoding translation machinery-associated protein 7-like — MASVASSRCMTGIGPEDGKKPLKQPKNQAKEMDEEDKAFKQKQKEEQKKLEELKAKAVGKGPLATGGIKKSGKK, encoded by the exons ATGGCGTCGGTGGCGTCTTCCCGATGCATGACGGGAATT GGCCCCGAAGATGGCAAGAAGCCCCTGAAGCAGCCCAAGAACCAAGCCAAGGAGATGGACGAGGAAGATAAGGCATTCaagcagaagcagaaggaggAGCAGAAGAAACTAGAGGAGCTAAAAGCAAAGGCCGTGGGGAAAGGCCCCCTGGCCACTGGTGGAATTAAGAAATCTGGCAAAAAGTAA